The Juglans microcarpa x Juglans regia isolate MS1-56 chromosome 8S, Jm3101_v1.0, whole genome shotgun sequence genome has a window encoding:
- the LOC121244544 gene encoding lysophospholipid acyltransferase LPEAT1-like isoform X4, which translates to METQLKDLHPTQGQRQPKPELSERSESIHYEGSTKDDRSLLKPESSSSSTSSSILISNESLEELEKKFAAFVRHDAYGPMGRGELSLEEKVLLAIAWVILVPIRVVFAISLLLLYYVICRICTLFSAPNREDDEQEDYAHMGGWRRAVIVQCGKFLSRIMLFAFGFYWIKERFRIPDNDDKSSAALNEVKDVCEEPERPGAIISNHVSYIDILYHMSSFFPSFVAKRSVAKLPLVGLISKCLGCVYVQRESKSSDFKGVSGVVTERVKEAHQDKSAPIMMLFPEGTTTNGDFLLPFKTGAFLAKAPVLPVILRYPFQRFSPAWDSISGQEKDDPKLYAYNLRRLMASEGNLIYSDIGLPEKRIYLAALNGLLCQH; encoded by the exons ATGGAGACCCAACTTAAAGACCTCCATCCTACTCAAGGCCAACGCCAACCAAAGCCCGAGCTCTCCGAACGATCCGAATCCATCCACTACGAGGGCTCCACCAAAGATGACCGCTCGCTCCTCAAGCCTGagtcctcctcctcctccacctcctcctccatccTTATTTCCAACGAGAGCCTCGAGGAGCTGGAGAAGAAGTTCGCTGCTTTTGTTCGACATGACGCGTACGGACCAATGGGACGCGGCGAGCTGTCCTTGGAGGAGAAGGTCCTGCTTGCCATCGCGTGGGTAATCCTGGTGCCGATACGCGTGGTCTTCGCCATCAGCCTTCTGCTTTTGTACTATGTGATATGCCGGATTTGCACGCTGTTTTCGGCGCCGAATCGGGAAGACGATGAGCAGGAGGATTATGCGCACATGGGCGGCTGGAGGAGGGCTGTAATTGTCCAGTGTGGGAAGTTCCTTTCCAGGATCATGCTTTTCGCTTTCGGTTTTTATTGGATCAAAGAGAGGTTCCGAATTCCTGACAATGACGACAAGTCATCTGCCGCTTTG AACGAGGTCAAAGATGTGTGTGAAGAGCCTGAAAGACCTGGGGCAATTATATCTAACCATGTCTCCTATATAGACATTTTGTATCACATGTCTTCATTCTTCCCGAGCTTTGTTGCTaag CGATCAGTGGCTAAACTTCCTCTAGTTGGTCTCATCAG CAAGTGCCTTGGTTGTGTTTATGTTCAGCGGGAGTCAAAGTCATCTGATTTCAAGGGTGTTTCAG GTGTTGTGACTGAAAGAGTTAAAGAAGCTCATCAAGACAAGTCTGCTCCAATAATGATGCTTTTTCCTG AAGGCACAACTACAAATGGAGACTTCCTCCTGCCATTCAAGACAGGTGCATTTTTAGCAAAAGCGCCAGTGCTTCCAGTGATCCTACGGTATCCTTTCCAAAGATTTAGTCCTGCCTGGGATTCAATATCTGGG CAAGAAAAGGATGATCCAAAACTTTATGCCTACAATCTTAGAAGGTTGATGGCAAGCGAG GGCAATTTGATTTATTCAGATATTGGGCTGCCCGAAAAAAGGATCTATCTTGCTGCTCTCAATG GTTTGTTATGCCAACACTAA
- the LOC121244991 gene encoding NAC domain-containing protein 96-like, with amino-acid sequence MCSPAVASLGDLKSNCTDEELFLSFEKMISGSQFPNNVITEVNPFLYRPSNLPDGIWFFICSEEIKDNEVGFWKTKGNACEIFSNSVITGLRTTLEFYEGQAPHGCKTDWVMFQYRILQREPGEGSKAKEANFLCRVFLGGEQSQNHEMEQKLASSGIQNENYVHPAKSVAAESSIRQSSTSKPQVIEDDSTSSLALAERFPEPWLENLPEVDYLSGGDYMELLDLDNPASPSSSSENSSCVTMSSDGCFDSLALLQDIECGDSQNNLDLKFAVSSSLRPEEGVMFPPTSGSLVTGGRNMLAPEEILNTDCFIPKSAACGQVIDNSFNRARKNQKTNFGNEGPSSNSRNVTASLNSHLEAPDGENRAAVDRKKNFMKYLCFMAF; translated from the exons ATGTGTTCTCCAGCAGTTGCCTCTCTGGGagatttaaaatcaaattgtaCTGATGAGGAGCTCTTTCTATCTTTCGAGAAAATGATCTCTGGATCCCAGTTCCCAAACAATGTGATAACAGAAGTAAATCCTTTCCTGTACAGGCCCTCAAATCTACCTG ATGGAATTTGGTTTTTCATCTGCTCTGAGGAGATAAAAGATAACGAAGTTGGGTTCTGGAAGACCAAAGGGAATGCTTGtgaaattttctcaaactctgTCATTACTGGTTTGAGAACTACTCTCGAATTTTATGAAGGCCAAGCTCCTCATGGGTGTAAAACTGATTGGGTGATGTTTCAGTACAGAATATTGCAGAGAGAACCAGGTGAAGGCAGCAAGGCAAAG GAAGCAAACTTCTTATGCAGAGTCTTCCTTGGTGGTGAGCAAAGCCAAAACCATGAAATGGAACAGAAACTGGCTAGCAGTGgtattcaaaatgaaaattatgttCACCCTGCTAAATCAGTTGCTGCTGAAAGTAGTATTCGACAAAGTTCCACAAGCAAGCCTCAG GTAATCGAGGATGACAGCACGAGCAGCTTGGCTTTGGCAGAGAGATTTCCAGAGCCTTGGCTAGAAAATCTGCCTGAAGTAGATTACCTTTCTGGAGGTGATTACATGGAGTTATTGGATCTTGATAATCCAGCATCGCCTTCTTCAAGTTCAGAAAATTCCAGTTGCGTGACCATGTCATCAGATGGATGTTTTGATTCATTGGCTTTGTTGCAAGACATAGAGTGTGGAGATAGCCAGAACAACTTAGATTTGAAATTCGCTGTCTCTTCATCACTCAGACCAGAAGAGGGCGTCATGTTTCCACCCACTTCAG GATCTCTTGTTACTGGTGGAAGAAACATGTTGGCACCTGAAGAAATCCTCAATACTGATTGTTTTATTCCAAAATCAGCTGCATGCGGTCAAGTCATAGATAACAGTTTCAATCGTGCCAGAAAAAATCAGAAGACAAATTTTGGGAATGAAGGTCCATCATCAAATTCTCGCAATGTGACTGCATCACTCAATAGCCATCTAGAAGCTCCAGATGGGGAAAACAGGGCTGCTGTTgacagaaagaaaaattttatgaagtatCTGTGCTTTATGGCATTCTAG
- the LOC121244544 gene encoding lysophospholipid acyltransferase LPEAT1-like isoform X2 has translation METQLKDLHPTQGQRQPKPELSERSESIHYEGSTKDDRSLLKPESSSSSTSSSILISNESLEELEKKFAAFVRHDAYGPMGRGELSLEEKVLLAIAWVILVPIRVVFAISLLLLYYVICRICTLFSAPNREDDEQEDYAHMGGWRRAVIVQCGKFLSRIMLFAFGFYWIKERFRIPDNDDKSSAALNEVKDVCEEPERPGAIISNHVSYIDILYHMSSFFPSFVAKRSVAKLPLVGLISKCLGCVYVQRESKSSDFKGVSGVVTERVKEAHQDKSAPIMMLFPEGTTTNGDFLLPFKTGAFLAKAPVLPVILRYPFQRFSPAWDSISGVRHVIFLLSQFVNHLEVIRLPIYYPSQQEKDDPKLYAYNLRRLMASEGNLIYSDIGLPEKRIYLAALNGLLCQH, from the exons ATGGAGACCCAACTTAAAGACCTCCATCCTACTCAAGGCCAACGCCAACCAAAGCCCGAGCTCTCCGAACGATCCGAATCCATCCACTACGAGGGCTCCACCAAAGATGACCGCTCGCTCCTCAAGCCTGagtcctcctcctcctccacctcctcctccatccTTATTTCCAACGAGAGCCTCGAGGAGCTGGAGAAGAAGTTCGCTGCTTTTGTTCGACATGACGCGTACGGACCAATGGGACGCGGCGAGCTGTCCTTGGAGGAGAAGGTCCTGCTTGCCATCGCGTGGGTAATCCTGGTGCCGATACGCGTGGTCTTCGCCATCAGCCTTCTGCTTTTGTACTATGTGATATGCCGGATTTGCACGCTGTTTTCGGCGCCGAATCGGGAAGACGATGAGCAGGAGGATTATGCGCACATGGGCGGCTGGAGGAGGGCTGTAATTGTCCAGTGTGGGAAGTTCCTTTCCAGGATCATGCTTTTCGCTTTCGGTTTTTATTGGATCAAAGAGAGGTTCCGAATTCCTGACAATGACGACAAGTCATCTGCCGCTTTG AACGAGGTCAAAGATGTGTGTGAAGAGCCTGAAAGACCTGGGGCAATTATATCTAACCATGTCTCCTATATAGACATTTTGTATCACATGTCTTCATTCTTCCCGAGCTTTGTTGCTaag CGATCAGTGGCTAAACTTCCTCTAGTTGGTCTCATCAG CAAGTGCCTTGGTTGTGTTTATGTTCAGCGGGAGTCAAAGTCATCTGATTTCAAGGGTGTTTCAG GTGTTGTGACTGAAAGAGTTAAAGAAGCTCATCAAGACAAGTCTGCTCCAATAATGATGCTTTTTCCTG AAGGCACAACTACAAATGGAGACTTCCTCCTGCCATTCAAGACAGGTGCATTTTTAGCAAAAGCGCCAGTGCTTCCAGTGATCCTACGGTATCCTTTCCAAAGATTTAGTCCTGCCTGGGATTCAATATCTGGG GTGAGACatgtcatttttcttctctctcaatTTGTAAATCACTTAGAGGTGATACGATTACCTATTTACTACCCCTCGCAGCAAGAAAAGGATGATCCAAAACTTTATGCCTACAATCTTAGAAGGTTGATGGCAAGCGAG GGCAATTTGATTTATTCAGATATTGGGCTGCCCGAAAAAAGGATCTATCTTGCTGCTCTCAATG GTTTGTTATGCCAACACTAA
- the LOC121244544 gene encoding lysophospholipid acyltransferase LPEAT1-like isoform X1, with the protein METQLKDLHPTQGQRQPKPELSERSESIHYEGSTKDDRSLLKPESSSSSTSSSILISNESLEELEKKFAAFVRHDAYGPMGRGELSLEEKVLLAIAWVILVPIRVVFAISLLLLYYVICRICTLFSAPNREDDEQEDYAHMGGWRRAVIVQCGKFLSRIMLFAFGFYWIKERFRIPDNDDKSSAALNEVKDVCEEPERPGAIISNHVSYIDILYHMSSFFPSFVAKRSVAKLPLVGLISKCLGCVYVQRESKSSDFKGVSGVVTERVKEAHQDKSAPIMMLFPEGTTTNGDFLLPFKTGAFLAKAPVLPVILRYPFQRFSPAWDSISGVRHVIFLLSQFVNHLEVIRLPIYYPSQQEKDDPKLYAYNLRRLMASEGNLIYSDIGLPEKRIYLAALNGNNSLPSVLHQKDD; encoded by the exons ATGGAGACCCAACTTAAAGACCTCCATCCTACTCAAGGCCAACGCCAACCAAAGCCCGAGCTCTCCGAACGATCCGAATCCATCCACTACGAGGGCTCCACCAAAGATGACCGCTCGCTCCTCAAGCCTGagtcctcctcctcctccacctcctcctccatccTTATTTCCAACGAGAGCCTCGAGGAGCTGGAGAAGAAGTTCGCTGCTTTTGTTCGACATGACGCGTACGGACCAATGGGACGCGGCGAGCTGTCCTTGGAGGAGAAGGTCCTGCTTGCCATCGCGTGGGTAATCCTGGTGCCGATACGCGTGGTCTTCGCCATCAGCCTTCTGCTTTTGTACTATGTGATATGCCGGATTTGCACGCTGTTTTCGGCGCCGAATCGGGAAGACGATGAGCAGGAGGATTATGCGCACATGGGCGGCTGGAGGAGGGCTGTAATTGTCCAGTGTGGGAAGTTCCTTTCCAGGATCATGCTTTTCGCTTTCGGTTTTTATTGGATCAAAGAGAGGTTCCGAATTCCTGACAATGACGACAAGTCATCTGCCGCTTTG AACGAGGTCAAAGATGTGTGTGAAGAGCCTGAAAGACCTGGGGCAATTATATCTAACCATGTCTCCTATATAGACATTTTGTATCACATGTCTTCATTCTTCCCGAGCTTTGTTGCTaag CGATCAGTGGCTAAACTTCCTCTAGTTGGTCTCATCAG CAAGTGCCTTGGTTGTGTTTATGTTCAGCGGGAGTCAAAGTCATCTGATTTCAAGGGTGTTTCAG GTGTTGTGACTGAAAGAGTTAAAGAAGCTCATCAAGACAAGTCTGCTCCAATAATGATGCTTTTTCCTG AAGGCACAACTACAAATGGAGACTTCCTCCTGCCATTCAAGACAGGTGCATTTTTAGCAAAAGCGCCAGTGCTTCCAGTGATCCTACGGTATCCTTTCCAAAGATTTAGTCCTGCCTGGGATTCAATATCTGGG GTGAGACatgtcatttttcttctctctcaatTTGTAAATCACTTAGAGGTGATACGATTACCTATTTACTACCCCTCGCAGCAAGAAAAGGATGATCCAAAACTTTATGCCTACAATCTTAGAAGGTTGATGGCAAGCGAG GGCAATTTGATTTATTCAGATATTGGGCTGCCCGAAAAAAGGATCTATCTTGCTGCTCTCAATGGTAATAATAGCCTGCCTAGTGTTTTGCATCAGAAAGACGATTGA
- the LOC121244992 gene encoding protein BRASSINAZOLE-RESISTANT 1-like, producing MTSDGATSATMSRRKPSWRERENNRRRERRRRAIAAKIYTGLRAQGNYNLPKHCDNNEVLKALCAEAGWTVEEDGTTYRKGCKRPLSDMAGTSTKITPYSSQNPSPLSSAFPSPIPSYQVSPSSSSFPSPSRNDANNSSILVPFLRNAIPSSLPPLRISNSAPVTPPLSSPTSRNPKPIPNWESIAKASMASFNYPFDAISAPASPTHRHLHTPATIPECNESDSPTIDTCQWMNFQAFKLSAAAVPTSPTFNLMKPPTLQTVPNVINERGRGTEFDFGVGQVKPWVGERIHDMGLDDLELTLGSGKAKN from the exons ATGACGTCAGACGGGGCGACGTCAGCTACGATGTCAAGGAGGAAGCCGTcgtggagggagagagagaacaacCGGAGGAGAGAAAGGAGGAGGAGAGCCATAGCTGCGAAGATTTACACTGGGCTGAGAGCTCAGGGTAACTACAATTTGCCCAAACATTGCGACAACAACGAGGTCTTGAAGGCTCTCTGCGCCGAAGCTGGCTGGACCGTCGAAGAAGACGGCACCACCTATCGCAAG GGATGCAAACGGCCCCTAAGTGATATGGCAGGCACCTCAACCAAAATCACCCCATACTCTTCTCAAAATCCCAGTCCTTTATCTTCTGCCTTCCCAAGCCCAATCCCATCATACCAAGTCAgtccctcctcctcttccttcccTAGCCCTTCCCGCAACGATGCTAACAATTCATCTATACTCGTTCCCTTTCTCCGAAATGCCATTCCTTCATCTCTCCCTCCTCTTCGGATCTCAAACAGCGCCCCTGTAACCCCTCCTCTCTCATCACCAACTTCAAGAAATCCTAAGCCAATCCCAAACTGGGAGTCCATTGCCAAAGCATCCATGGCCTCTTTTAATTACCCATTTGATGCTATTTCCGCCCCTGCAAGCCCAACTCACCGTCACCTTCATACACCGGCTACCATACCGGAATGCAATGAGTCCGATTCGCCCACCATTGATACTTGCCAATGGATGAACTTCCAAGCGTTTAAGCTCTCTGCAGCAGCAGTGCCAACCTCTCCAACATTTAACCTAATGAAACCTCCTACTCTGCAAACTGTTCCCAATGTGATCAATGAGAGGGGAAGAGGTACAGAGTTCGACTTTGGGGTTGGACAGGTTAAGCCATGGGTCGGAGAGAGGATTCATGATATGGGATTGGATGATCTGGAGCTCACACTTGGAAGTGGGAAAGCTAAGAACTAG
- the LOC121244544 gene encoding lysophospholipid acyltransferase LPEAT1-like isoform X3, producing the protein METQLKDLHPTQGQRQPKPELSERSESIHYEGSTKDDRSLLKPESSSSSTSSSILISNESLEELEKKFAAFVRHDAYGPMGRGELSLEEKVLLAIAWVILVPIRVVFAISLLLLYYVICRICTLFSAPNREDDEQEDYAHMGGWRRAVIVQCGKFLSRIMLFAFGFYWIKERFRIPDNDDKSSAALNEVKDVCEEPERPGAIISNHVSYIDILYHMSSFFPSFVAKRSVAKLPLVGLISKCLGCVYVQRESKSSDFKGVSGVVTERVKEAHQDKSAPIMMLFPEGTTTNGDFLLPFKTGAFLAKAPVLPVILRYPFQRFSPAWDSISGQEKDDPKLYAYNLRRLMASEGNLIYSDIGLPEKRIYLAALNGNNSLPSVLHQKDD; encoded by the exons ATGGAGACCCAACTTAAAGACCTCCATCCTACTCAAGGCCAACGCCAACCAAAGCCCGAGCTCTCCGAACGATCCGAATCCATCCACTACGAGGGCTCCACCAAAGATGACCGCTCGCTCCTCAAGCCTGagtcctcctcctcctccacctcctcctccatccTTATTTCCAACGAGAGCCTCGAGGAGCTGGAGAAGAAGTTCGCTGCTTTTGTTCGACATGACGCGTACGGACCAATGGGACGCGGCGAGCTGTCCTTGGAGGAGAAGGTCCTGCTTGCCATCGCGTGGGTAATCCTGGTGCCGATACGCGTGGTCTTCGCCATCAGCCTTCTGCTTTTGTACTATGTGATATGCCGGATTTGCACGCTGTTTTCGGCGCCGAATCGGGAAGACGATGAGCAGGAGGATTATGCGCACATGGGCGGCTGGAGGAGGGCTGTAATTGTCCAGTGTGGGAAGTTCCTTTCCAGGATCATGCTTTTCGCTTTCGGTTTTTATTGGATCAAAGAGAGGTTCCGAATTCCTGACAATGACGACAAGTCATCTGCCGCTTTG AACGAGGTCAAAGATGTGTGTGAAGAGCCTGAAAGACCTGGGGCAATTATATCTAACCATGTCTCCTATATAGACATTTTGTATCACATGTCTTCATTCTTCCCGAGCTTTGTTGCTaag CGATCAGTGGCTAAACTTCCTCTAGTTGGTCTCATCAG CAAGTGCCTTGGTTGTGTTTATGTTCAGCGGGAGTCAAAGTCATCTGATTTCAAGGGTGTTTCAG GTGTTGTGACTGAAAGAGTTAAAGAAGCTCATCAAGACAAGTCTGCTCCAATAATGATGCTTTTTCCTG AAGGCACAACTACAAATGGAGACTTCCTCCTGCCATTCAAGACAGGTGCATTTTTAGCAAAAGCGCCAGTGCTTCCAGTGATCCTACGGTATCCTTTCCAAAGATTTAGTCCTGCCTGGGATTCAATATCTGGG CAAGAAAAGGATGATCCAAAACTTTATGCCTACAATCTTAGAAGGTTGATGGCAAGCGAG GGCAATTTGATTTATTCAGATATTGGGCTGCCCGAAAAAAGGATCTATCTTGCTGCTCTCAATGGTAATAATAGCCTGCCTAGTGTTTTGCATCAGAAAGACGATTGA
- the LOC121244546 gene encoding deSI-like protein At4g17486 — protein MKFGSKKSIMPFRLKCKSASRFSVFHLKRKSATRFCMFPKAKSTSYGPGNTPVYLNVYDLTPMNGYVYWAGLGIFHSGVEVHGVEYAFGAHDYPTSGVFEVEPQQCPGFKFRRSIFIGTTSLDPNQVRSFMERHSSSYHGDTYHLIAKNCNHFCTDVCYKLTGKPIPKWVNRLAKIGSICNRILPKTLKVSAVRHDHNYELHDSEKKRLRSSFSCLSSISTRQKQLSTSSLFLQSPLKGCLPPWELRWSHFGSLKER, from the exons ATGAAGTTTGGATCAAAGAAATCCATTATGCCTTTTCGGTTGAAATGCAAATCAGCCTCCCGGTTTTCTGTGTttcatttgaaaagaaaatcagCCACCAGGTTTTGTATGTTCCCTAAGGCGAAGTCAACTAGCTATGGTCCTGGCAATACTCCAGTCTATCTTAATGTGTATGACTTGACACCCATGAATGGCTATGTTTACTGGGCAGGTCTTGGTATCTTTCATTCTGGTGTGGAAG TTCATGGTGTAGAATATGCATTTGGAGCTCATGACTACCCCACGAGTGGCGTTTTTGAGGTTGAACCGCAGCAGTGCCCAGGCTTCAAGTTCAGGAGATCAATATTCATTGGGACCACAAGCTTGGATCCTAATCAGGTGAGATCATTCATGGAGCGCCACTCATCAAGCTACCATGGAGATACGTATCACCTAATTGCCAAGAACTGCAATCATTTCTGCACGGACGTTTGTTACAAGCTCACAGGAAAACCTATTCCAAAATGGGTAAATCGACTAGCAAAAATAG GTTCGATATGCAACCGGATACTTCCTAAAACCCTCAAGGTATCTGCTGTAAGGCATGACCATAATTACGAACTGCATGATAGTGAGAAGAAGAGGCTAAGAAGTTCCTTCAGTTGCCTGTCCTCGATCTCCACGAGGCAAAAGCAATTATCAACATCTTCATTATTTCTACAATCGCCCTTGAAAGGCTGCTTACCACCATGGGAATTAAGGTGGTCTCACTTTGGTTCTTTGAAAGAAAGGTGA